A region from the Pelobates fuscus isolate aPelFus1 chromosome 3, aPelFus1.pri, whole genome shotgun sequence genome encodes:
- the LYZ gene encoding lysozyme C: MKFAVHILAGLLLVLATTNGKIYDRCELAKEMKFRGLDGFRGYSLPNWVCTAYYESRFNTNATNLNTDGSTDYGILQINSRWWCNNGKPPTRNACNINCDVLLKDDITQALTCAKRVVSDPNGMAAWVAWRKYCQGRDLSKWIAGCQL, translated from the exons ATGAAGTTTGCAGTACATATCCTCGCAGGGCTGCTGCTTGTTCTTGCAACAACAAATGGAAAAATATATGATAGATGTGAACTTGCAAAAGAAATGAAATTTAGGGGCCTTGATGGATTCAGAGGATACAGTCTGCCAAACT GGGTATGCACGGCTTACTACGAGAGTCGCTTTAACACGAACGCTACAAATTTGAACACAGATGGCAGCACTGATTACGGAATCTTGCAGATTAACAGTCGTTGGTGGTGTAATAATGGCAAGCCTCCTACTCGCAACGCTTGCAACATCAACTGCGATG TGCTGTTGAAGGATGACATCACCCAAGCATTGACATGTGCCAAGCGTGTTGTGAGCGACCCTAATGGCATGGCAGCGTG GGTTGCTTGGAGAAAATATTGTCAAGGACGGGATCTGTCAAAATGGATCGCAGGATGCCAATTATAA